CACAAAACTATCACAATGCTCCAAGAATTGTAGAAAAAAACGACGACGATCCACTGACGATTTTGAAAAAACGCCTTGCTAAAGGCGAGATTACAAAAGCAGAATATGAAGATCTAAAGTCTGCATTGGAATAATTAGAATTTCTAACTCATGATACTCTACGAATTAGTATATGTTATTCTAGTAGTTTTTTCTTTAATTGATCAAACTCGTGAACTGATATTTCACCTCTGGCTAGCCTGTTTTTTAATATTTCAACTGATGATTGTTTAGAATTCTGATGATTTTCTTCTAAACAGTCTTTACACATTCGAAGTCTCAGTCTACCATAGGGTTTCCCTTCAACAAGTCCTACAAACTGTACTTCATCAAGTATTGGTAATCTGTAAATTTCGTTTTTACAATTACATACAGGACATTCACAGAAATCTGTCAATGTTTCTCATAACAAGATTTAGTTCTAAAACATTACGACAAACGTCAGGTTTCTACGAGTAAACTGGGGGCTTTGCCTTTTTACTGATTGTCGATGAACTCATTTGCAAACGGCTGATCATTTTTAAATACACAAAAACAACCTAACAAAATCATTGCTCTCAAATTCATTCCTTTACAATTTCAAACTAGCACTGGCGATCTCACTCTGTTTCACGCTGATTACCATCCCGTACACCTCATCATACGGCGAGCGACTAATCGACCAATATGGCAATAAAGTCACAGTCTCTGCAGAAATTACCAATGTAAAGATAAACTACAGGGGCGGATTTGCCGACTTTAACGACCCGGGAGGCTTTGCCACAGGCGAAGTTGCAGTGCTGTACAGCTTTTCAGAGCCTGGGCACGCAAACATGCTTGAAACGGAACTAAACCTGGACGGATGGGACCTACAATTGCACGACTCTGTGCCGACAGGTGCTGCATCAAGATACAGGCAAAGCATCAACCAGCAGCTTGCAGACCACACAAAATATTCCCACACAGAATGCCACCCACTTGGAACGCTAAACACGGTCTTTACCGTATACAACGTAAACGGGAGGTGGCCAAACTGGGAGGGCATACTGGTTGACACGGCAAAGGCTGCAAGCTTTGCCACACTGAGACAGCTTGCAATCGAAGTAGGATATGTTGCAGCAGAAGGCGCAACGATGGGCGGACTGCTGGTTGCAGCAGTGGGTGCAGTCATAGTACAAAACATCATCTATACGATTCGCGGCAACGAGTCCCTAGGGGTAGGTACAATGGAAATCGACCTAACAGAACTTGGGGAAAACGGCGAGCAGACCTACACTGTGACCACACAGGCGACTACATACGGAAGCGCCGAGATCACATTCGTAGTAAGGACCAGTACTGAGGACATTCCGTGCAGCGAGGTTGCATCGTCTCAGACTGGTGTACACGGAGGAGAACTGTACGCAATGCTTGATGATTCATTTCAGACCGTTCCAGGATGGGTAAAGCAGAACGCAGAATGGTGGGCAGATGGAACGATTAGCGACAGGGACTTTGCGTCAGGCATTGCCTTTTTGGTAAAAGAAGGGATAATCTCTGCGGACGTGCCTGTGGACAACGACGGAACTATCATGATTAGTGACAGCCTGCAGATCCCTGACTGGATTAGAAACAACGCAAGATGGTGGGCAGACGGCACAATTACTGATTCTGATTTTACATCGGGCATAGAATACATGGTTGACTCCAAGATAATCTCATTTTCAGCCCCTGTCAAGTCAGACCTTGCAAAGTCAAACTTTGAGGCATTATATGTAATCAGCAAGAGAAGCGAATCAATTTCATCCTCGTTATACGAGATAAACAAATACCAAAAAGAGGTGTTCGGCGACGCAGTGGACTCTGCATGGGACAGATACGACTCCACAAAGAGCAAATCCGACCTGGATGACGCGCAAATGTATGCAGGAAAGGTCAAGGGAATAGAACAAAGGCTGCAGGCCCTGTCAAAAACGCAAAGCATGGCAGAACAGAACACCAAGGGGCTGGTCAAGACTGCCGAAAAAAACGGAATATCAAAGGTTGCGCTTGAAAAGGCGGCAGCAGGAAAGGCATTCTCAAAGATAAGGCTGGATTCTTCCCAGAAACTTGCGCAGGCGCTAAAGGATGCCGAAAACGCAAACAAGCAGAACGCAAAGGATCTGGAAAAAACGCTGAAACTGCCGCAGGGTGCGATACTTGATAGCCTGCTGTGGAATGCTGACGAGTCCGGCAAGTCAGTCGATTCCAAAAAACTGGACCCAATATTTGAGAACAACCGCCGATTCTTTGAGGACTATTACTCTGTACCGGACCACCTCCCAATCAAGGCAGTGTTCGTGGACAACTGGACTGCATTGGTGGATACGCACCGGGACGCACAGGACAAGGGGACAGAACCTGTGGAAACAAAACCTGACACAGAACACGAAGCAATCCCTGATGCCACACAGCCCGCAGAGCCCATAGAAGAAACAGGAAGGCAGGTGGCAGTGCTGGTCATTAATGGTAAATACTATCCGCTGTCGCAGTTTGCAGAGGTTCCAGCGCATGCGCCAAACTGCGATGCCATACATTATCACAGCGAGTTCCAGAGTGTGTATTCAACTGACGGGGCGGCACTGTCCGACCCAAGTCCGTCCACGTGCGGCTTTGGCAAAATAGGGCTTATTCCAGTGAATGTAGTTACAATGACTCCAGAACAAGTTGACGCATTTGCAGAACAAATGGGCTTTGAGCCGTAAAAGCGCGGCATAATACGTTGTGGCGCCTGGCAGAACAAGAATGTCTCCTAATATGTGAAATAATGTGACCTGAAAACCTGCTCAGGACATGTCACACGTTTAGCGATATTGAAACCGGGCAGTGATCCGATGCTGCTGTTTTTGCGCCGACGCCTGCAAATCTTGCACCGGTGTACCTTTTCGCATCTGTGGTGATGCCCTTTCTTATGACTGTGGGCACTGCATCGGGATTTGCCTTTGCAAGCGATTTTGAAATCAGGATGTAGTCAATCTGCTTGTAAGAGTCAAGGTTTCCGCATTTCTTGGTTCCCTTGTAATAATGCGTCCACCTCTCTTGCTCAGGCAGCCTCTCCAGCACGTTTTCGACCTTGCTCCACCCTACTAGGTCCATTATTGCGGACTTGCCATGGGAATCGTCCTCAGGATAGTCGTTAAAATCGCCAAGAATGACAAAATGGTCCTTGTCAGGATTCATCTCTTCTGACACTATTTCCTTGACCCTTTCTGCCTGCCTCTGCCGCCTTTTTCTGGTGTTTTCCCTGCCATTGCAGGGGTCTTTTTTGTCAAGCATCGACTTGAGGTGGTTTATGAAAAACCTGATCCTCTTTGAATTGGGCAACACTGCGTCGCACTCTAGGCAGTCCCTTGAGAACTCGTACGACCTTGCCGACGAATCATACTCGTCTACATGCGTCGCAATGTTCTCAATTGGGTACCTGCTTAGCAGGGCGACATCTATCCTTCTTGGGTCGTTGCCGTCTATTGCTATGCAATACGGGAACCGCTTCCTTCCGCCCAGATAATCGGTCCGAAACTTTCTCAGAGTATCAAGATTCTCAACCTCCTGCAGGGCTATTATGTCCGCCCCTGTCTCAAGTATTGCCTTGCCGGTAAGCTTTTTTTCCACCGGCTTGAGAATGTCGAACTTTGTCTTGTCCACCGACCACCCGTCCTTTACTGCCTTGCCTGGGTCTGCGTTTGAGCTGAATTTGAATCGCGCAAAAAGATTCTCGCAGTTGAATGTAGCTATTCGTACATCCATGTTCTACCATGCCTGCATTAAGATATAACAATTTACTTGCTCAAAATGGCCTCCTGCAGTTTTTCAAGTTCGCGTTCTTGAGGCTTGAGTACGGTTTTCCAAGTTTATTGAGCATGATCTTGAATTTGCAATTTCTTCTATTCGCACTGATCATGCCAAACCCGAAAAATTACCAAAATACCTGTAAAACAATTGCTCATGCTGCAGATTGGGAAAAGTGCAGGGACAAAGACTGGATGGATATCGGGTAATAACATCCGATATATTTTAGTATCGGATAGTACCATCCGATACAATGACACAATATGCGGAACTTCCTTCTCGTATACAGCAAAGGATCGCCGAAAAAAAGCAAAAGCTGGCCGCAATGGGCGCGCTTTCGCCGCAAAAAATCAAGAAAATCAGCGAACGCATGCAAATTGATTTTGTTTACAACAGCAACAAGATAGAGGGCAGCACGCTTTCCAGGGGTGAGACCGAGCTGGTACTGCAGGGAATGACAATAGGAAAGAAGAGCATTCCGGATGCATTACGTGGAAAGGATCTTGGAGACATTCTGGTTGCACAAAACCATGCTGGGGCAATTTCACTAATTAAAAAAATTGCATTTGATAAACTATATCAAGTAACAGAATCAGACATCAAAAAAATTCACGGAACTGTAATGAAAGGCGTGATTGCAAGTGCTGGACAATATAGAAATCATGACATTGAAGTAAAAGGTGCTGGCTTTACCCCTCCGTTATTCCATGACATTCAAAAACACATGGGAGATCTGCTGAGCACATTAAACAATAATCCTGATGAATTGCGACCAATTGAATTGGCTGCACAAATCCACTATGATTTTGCGTGGATTCATCCATTTGAGGATGGAAATGGAAGAATGTCCCGATTACTATTGAACTTAGTTCTGGTGCGAAACGGATATCCGTTTGTTGTAATCAAAAGCGTCGACAAGCCGCAATACCTTAGAGCATTGCGAAAAATGGACGTTTCTGGCAATTTTGACCCGTTTTTGATTTATGTATCTAGGTGCATTGAACAAACATTGGATCTTTATCTGATGCCACAAAAACCCTCAAAGAAAGAGGAATTTTTGTCTCTTGCAAAGTTATCTAAAGGAACCCCTTATTCTGCTGAATATTTGAGCCTGCTTGTAAGGAAGGGACGCATTGATGCCGTAAAAGAAGGCAAAACCTGGAAGAGTACAAAGAAAATCATCGACATTTATGTTAAAGAACAAAAAGACAAATAGAAAATACTCGATTTAACGCTTGGATGTTTTATGGTGATTGCATCTATTTTTTGTCCAGCAACTTCCGCAAAGGGCATACTCACGCAAAATCGCTTGCCAAAAAATAACTGCCTGCATTATTTATCGCAGACTTCGTTGTTGCTGCATTTTAGGATGGCGCCATTTAGGTTTGCGCCCCTCAGATCGGCGGCAACCAGGTTTGCCCCGGTAAGATCCGCACCTGACAGGTTTGCATCGACCAGTATTGCCCCGGTAAGGTCGGCATTTGACATCTTTGCATTTGACAGATCAGAGCCTTCAAATGTTGCGCCCCTCAGGCTTGCCCCGGTAAGGTCCGCACCTGACAGGTGTGCATTCTCAAATACTGCCATGTCTGCTGTTGCCCCGGACAGGTTTGCTCCGGACATGTTGGCGCCTGTAAACGTGCCGTATACCTCGCGGTCTATTGTTTCAATGTAGATTCCTCCAATCTTTGTCTTGGACAGGTCCGCGCCAAACAGGTTGGAATCGCCAAAGTCTCCGCCTGAGAGATCAGCACCAGACAGGTTCACCCCCTCCATGATACACCTTGACATGGACGTTCCCTGCAGGTTTGCGCCGGACAGATTAGAGTGTGACAGTGTGACAAAATACCATGCGGTATTGGATAGATTGGCATTTGGCATGCTGGAATGGCTCATGTCAAGCCCGTTTAGTACCGTGTATACCAGGCTTGCCCCGGACAGGTTTGCGCCTCCAAGCTCAGCAC
Above is a window of Candidatus Nitrosotenuis cloacae DNA encoding:
- a CDS encoding SHOCT domain-containing protein — its product is MTDFCECPVCNCKNEIYRLPILDEVQFVGLVEGKPYGRLRLRMCKDCLEENHQNSKQSSVEILKNRLARGEISVHEFDQLKKKLLE
- a CDS encoding endonuclease/exonuclease/phosphatase family protein is translated as MDVRIATFNCENLFARFKFSSNADPGKAVKDGWSVDKTKFDILKPVEKKLTGKAILETGADIIALQEVENLDTLRKFRTDYLGGRKRFPYCIAIDGNDPRRIDVALLSRYPIENIATHVDEYDSSARSYEFSRDCLECDAVLPNSKRIRFFINHLKSMLDKKDPCNGRENTRKRRQRQAERVKEIVSEEMNPDKDHFVILGDFNDYPEDDSHGKSAIMDLVGWSKVENVLERLPEQERWTHYYKGTKKCGNLDSYKQIDYILISKSLAKANPDAVPTVIRKGITTDAKRYTGARFAGVGAKTAASDHCPVSISLNV
- a CDS encoding Fic family protein produces the protein MTQYAELPSRIQQRIAEKKQKLAAMGALSPQKIKKISERMQIDFVYNSNKIEGSTLSRGETELVLQGMTIGKKSIPDALRGKDLGDILVAQNHAGAISLIKKIAFDKLYQVTESDIKKIHGTVMKGVIASAGQYRNHDIEVKGAGFTPPLFHDIQKHMGDLLSTLNNNPDELRPIELAAQIHYDFAWIHPFEDGNGRMSRLLLNLVLVRNGYPFVVIKSVDKPQYLRALRKMDVSGNFDPFLIYVSRCIEQTLDLYLMPQKPSKKEEFLSLAKLSKGTPYSAEYLSLLVRKGRIDAVKEGKTWKSTKKIIDIYVKEQKDK